The DNA region tgtcagtgtgaatccattaccccttgtcctatcacttgtagaaagtccttctccagctctcttgtggGCCCTTTGGGTACTGGAAGATGCTATAAAGGTCTACCCAGAACTTTCTCATCTCCAAGATGAACATCCACAACTCTCCAAATTCAGGATTTTAAGACCAAACACCAGAGAAGACCAGCCATGAGGCAGAGGCTGTGGTTACAGAACAGCTGGTCTATGTGGCACCACAGAAGCCACAAGGTGGAGAAATTTCTGCCTGTGGGAGGCTTGGCACACACTGGCTTTGTGCAAGGTGGAACAGGCAGCAAAGACTCAGTCACTTATGCCAACAGTGACCTGCTGGGGACTCTTATtcacattttaattattttcctacaTTAAAAAGCTGTTCTGCTCCAGTGCAAATCAAGGAGTTGATGGTCTGCTTAGACTCATAGCCTTGCCTTTCTGCATGGTTCTCTGCAGAAGAGCAGCCTCATAGTATCTTGGAGCCCCATGcatgctcagctgtgctgcagcaatgCCTGTGCTGGCCACATCCCTCTGCATTGTGTGCTGAAAGAGGCTGGGCTGGCCTGAGGGGCAGGAGAAGGGCACAGCCTTCCCAGAACCACTCCCTCCAAAACCTAGGCAAGATACAGATTTGCTTGCCTGTCTTACACATGGGATGAAAGGGGAATCAGCCCTCTGGGATGGGAGAAATAAATGGGATCTGGATTATGAGAAGAAAGAAGGTTGAGGACCTCTAGGTTGGGGAAGGGGTGGGAGTTGCATATTGCCGACTTTCCTACCAGTAAGAATACTTTAAAAACCGATAAAATCATTCGGTATTTCATCTTCCATTGTTCTAGTATCAAGGATGCAAGTGTGTCCTGAAGGCGTTTGCTAGAGCTGTGACCTCTTtgcttcctcccctccccactATTGTTCCTGGCCTTAGCTGAAGAGAGATGCTTTTTTTAGCCTCGTACATAAGTAAAGGACTCCACTTGGGTGTGAGTGGGGAGGACTGCTGCTTGCTACAGTTCTTTGCCATGCTTCTATAACCTGACTTAAAGCTGATGTTAATACATGCTTTTTTATAAAATTCTTGTGTTCcaatatatttgtttttctgtagaCTTGTCTTGCTATTATTTCTGTTAGGTATTTGTGGTTTATGTTAGCTCTTAGCACATAGctggtttcctttttttaattatttgattGAGTTAACATTATGCAAAGCACCTTCTAGCTTCCAGggtggatatttttttttctcccttaaaaGTGATTCTCAGTGTGTCAGCCAAGAACATAGGGCTAATCAAATGAAactatgtaatttttttttgtcaacgACACATTTCTGTATAAGTAGTCAATCAATTATATTgcagttattttttttaagaagcttCTAGAAACTtccaacaaataaaaaaaaattgtaatgattccttttttctctttttttgttccattttaaGACTTCTCACTGTTAGGAACACTGTTTAAATCTCATTCCTGTACTAGGCACTAAAATGTTGAATTAGTCAACTTGCTGCCTAAATTTTTTGGAAGTTAGcacagactcagcttggaaaGCACAGACATATTTTACAGTTCTGCTTTCCCAGTCAAGGGAAGGTTTGGTTTGGGACAGGGGGAAGTGTTTGTTTGTCTGGGGGCTTTAAGACTGTGTTATCAAATTGATCAAGGCATAAGAATGAAATCAGAGAAACTTCCTAATAAGTTTTAAAACTTGCTTGATGAGGAGCATCTTGTCACAGTGCCCAAGAGCACTTCTTTTGCATCTGCAAatggttaatttttttctttcctcttgttttctttAAGCTTCAAGAGACAGTCAAAAGGAAGTTGGAAGGCGCACGTTCACCTCTCAATGGAGAGCAGCAGAATGGAGTTTGTGATGGGAACTTTTCTCCAACCAGCAAGCGGACACGCAAGGATGTGCCAGGCATTGATGCAATCAACAGCTTGCCCATTAATTTGCCTTTGCCTGCTGTTTCTCCTCTTCACCAGCTTGACATGAAagctcctctgctcctgcagaacAGTGGAACTCACAGGAGTGGTCTAGAAGACTTGGGTGAAAATGGTGGGCTTTCTGAGATAAAGCTCCCTGTTAATGGCTGCAACGAGCTGGATGATAGTTTTAACATCCTACACAACAAGGAACTAAAGCAAGAGCCTCTGGATGACTCCAACTGCATAGACACTTCTGAAACATCTCTTTCAAATCAGAACAAGCTCTTCTCAGACATTAACCTGAATGATCAGGAGTGGCAGGAGCTCATAGATGAGCTGGCGAACACTGTCCCAGAAGATGATATACAGGATTTGTTCAATGAAGACTTTGAAGAAAAGAAGGAGCCTGAATTTCCCAGGCCTACCACAGAGACTCAGGAGAGCGCGAGCGTAAAAAGTGATCCATCCCATTCTCCATTTGCTCATGTCCCATTAGGGTCTCCCCAGGTCAGACCATCTTCTTCTGGTCCTCCATTTTCCAACATCTCCTCAGGCTCCAGCATTGCTTCTGCATCCAGTGCACCACTGGCCCCAGTCCCTGCTGGATCACCAGCAAACTGTGTTGTCCAGTCCCCTCAGACTCCCAGTCAGGCCCACACTCCCGGACAGACACAGGTGCGCTCTGGAAATGGCTTCCTGATGAACCCAGCATCGGCCGTGGCAGGATCGGGGCCTGGGCCAGTGACCCTGCCTAGTGCTGACCTGTCCCCAGCTGAGCAACTCAAGCAGAtggcagcccagcagcagcaaagagcCAAGCTcatgcagcagaagcagcaacaGCATCCAAATCAGTCCTCAAGCTGGTCACCGGTGGGGCCTCCATCTAGTCCCTACGGAGGACCCTTCAGTGCAGACAAACCAAATAGTCCAATGATGTATTCTCAAGCCTTTAACAACCAAAACCCTGTAGTGCCTCCTATGGCAAACAATCCCCAGAAGACCACAATTAATAACTACCTCCCTCAAAATCACATTAACATGATTGGTCAGCAGCCAAATAATTTGGTCACAAACTCCTTGGGCAAACAGCCCAATATGCTTTCTTATGGCAACACTAAACCTCTGACCCATTTCAATACTGAGTTGAGTCAGATGATGAGCCCAGCAATGGCAAATCCCGGGAAGAACACCATGATGCCGTacatccagcagcagcagcagtcccaGCAGACGCAGATGCCAGCTCAAGTGGCACACCTGAGCGAGGAGCAGAAACGCATGCTCATCATGAAGCAGAAAGGAATGATAAATCAGCCCATGGCATATGCAGCACTCCCCGCCCTTGGTCAGGTAAGTGTGAGTGCACAACACGTGGGCAACAAGAGGCTTTGTACAATCGGCCTCTTGTATCGGCCAACACAGAGGCCGACACCTCTTTGTCCAGTCTCCTCCATtcgcctcctccttcccctggaAATCATGGAATGTCTTTGCAGATGCTTCTTGGATTTTTTCATGTGGTATTGGAGCCTGATTATCTtaagaaacaactgaaattaTGTTGCATTATACTTTAGATGTGTTCTTCATTAACTGCTCTTTCCCTGTGCCTCTTCTGATGAGTGCTTAAGGGCCACTCTGGGAAATTTTGGGTCAGAAGTCACTCTTCCTTGGAgggtttatttgcttttcttccatAATGCAAGACTTGGTGGTTGTGGATCCCAAACCCCTGCATGGCTTAATTTCCAGAGTGTAGTTAGCATTGTACCAAAAAGATGGAGTAGTTGGTCCCTTCTTCTTGGGGTAGAGATCAAGCCAGTTTTAAACAGCATCTTTGGCTTTTTGGCTCTGGGAGCAAAGGAAGAACATTTTGGGTGCCAATTGCCTTTGGTTTTGACTGGAAAAAGTAGGAACAGGATGCTTTAAGTTGTGCTTGGACTGTGATGATGACATGAGACGGTTTATTCTGGGACTTTCAAGTGGTCTTTAGCAACCCCAAGTATTTTGTCTTTCAGAAAGAGGCTAAAGCCATGTTAGCTTAGCATCACTGGCATCACTGTCTCACGTGTATTCATGCTAAGCTCCGGTGCAGCAGTTGCCAGGCTTGGGGAATACTTTGTAATGAGTTAATAACCAGTTGGAACAGCAGTTACATCAATGCCCTATCACCTCCTGGGTCAGCAGGATATTCTTAGTTGTGCAGCCCCTGGAAAGATCTCCCCGCTGGTGTCATGGAAAGGTTCAAGAACAAATTTTCTAAATGTTGTATTGAGAGTTTAAAAATGGATTCAAGTTAATAATCAATTCCCAAAGTAAGTGATGTCTTCACAGAAGTCATGTGCCACCGAAGCACATCAAGAAGTCTGATATCCACCTATAGTGTATAATACACTTATAGAATTGTTGGTTGATCATTTTAGCATAACAGCTTTTCACCAAATTAGCTGTTTCCACACCACCTACAAGGAATACTTCATTCTGAGCATGGTTTAACTGTGACTCACACTGTAATACATGTAGAAATACAGCAAATTTTGTCATTCCTTCAGCTTATGGAGTTTGGAGATCAACCAATAAGGAGAAGTAGGAGCTTTATCAGGTCAGAGCACATCacatattatttaaaattaattgcaaaacaaaaagaaatgttcatCTGCCTCCTGGTTTTGGTTCAGGATGTATGGTGACAGCACAAAGGTTCGTATTTTTACATTAATTCTGCTTGCCTATTTTATTAGACATAGGTGATCTAAAGCCTCTTCTTTTGGGGAAGGTTTATCCAGAGAAATATTGCAATAATGACATAGAACTCAGACTGTAATTGTAGCTGCAGATTTATCAGTTTGTAATTAAGAGGCAGAGGATGCTTGGTCATGCTGCTTAATGCTTTGTCgtttctttcttttgcttttgttaaATCTGCTGAACTCAAAGACCCATCAAACAGCTGAGAGGATGAACTGCCTGTGTGAAAGAGTTAATGCCATCTCCTCCATTTCATAAGTCAAGAAATTAATGTTAATATCTCTCTGCAATTCCACAATATGAATGGGTAGCTGAGGTTTCATACATTTCATATATCTAATCTCATTcagttcctcttttttttttttttaatgtaggaaAAACTAAATATTTGGATAGAATTAGACGTTCTTCCATAGACAACTCCAGATATTAAGTCATTTCTGTGACGTACAAAGAAGAAACTTAAGGCAGAGCCATAGTTTGTTATACATTATGGGCAATTCACATCTATTGATCCATCCAGGATGAGAGACTTCTTGCTTTTGTGTAGACATCAAAAGGTCCCTTTACTACTTGTGGAACCCACTTGCCTACACTGAAGGGATTTATTTTGGTGAGAAAGGTTGAAGTAATAAGTTTCTAACtgtaatgtattttttccttctttggcTCCTGCTTCCCTGAAAAGCATTTTCCTGTGGAAAATTAGAAAGCTTATTATTGTGAGATGTGCTTGATGGAACTTACTGTTTTTGCAAAAGTGGTAAAAATGTTGATACTCTTAAGTTAAACACAGACTGATGCAGTTTATCTGATTCTACAACTTACTACATGCTGATAGTCACAGatgaaaaataagaatattGCACTCTTCAGtttgaaatacatttctgaATGTAAAGCGAACGTATCTTTCAGTTCACAGTTTTTACTTTCATTGTAGCTTTGGGGTTTGATAGAGATTTGTAAAAGCGTATGTTTGTGTTAAATAATCACAACGATTTAACAAATTAtatttaaggagaaaaagaatCTACCTATTGCACCTAATAGTTAGCAGTGACCATATACTTCAACGTCAAgttacattatatatataatgtcaAGTTACTATTACTAGGGCATATTCAAGAACCAAAAGCTGATTAGAGATCATCTGACATGTACATAAGTGCCTTGGCTTATTTTCTGTGCACTGCTGTGAAATTTAGGTATGGCTTAGTTCTGTGCATGTGCTAATTCAAACCCATTTGTGCCTGAGATACTTCTGTTGTAATGAGTAGCGTTCTTACATGAACACATTGCTTCAGTTGTTGAGTGTATTTTAGTGAGGTACACCATTGTTTTTAGTCCAGCTGGGGCTTAGCAAATGCTTGGTGGAGGTCAGCTGTCCATGACTCTGATTAATGTGTCAGTGCTCTGGGCTTGTGTCCTGGGCATGCTGAGCATCACTGCCTACTCTTGCAAAGAGAAGAAGCCTTTCCTCTCAATATTTGTGCGAGTGGTTGGACAGGCAGAGTGCTAAATCAGCAGCCTAGCTAGCAGAACTACCATCCAATAGAAGTAGGACTTCTCTGAAGGATCTGTGCACTGTGGGTATTGAGACTCTTCTTGTCAGATGTGTTAGTCCTTTGCTTTGCTGTGGAGATTCAGGACTGATACTGGCATTGTAGCCCTCAACACACTCTTGCTGAACGACCCATGTGCCCTGAACCATTAAGTCCTGTATCTTATTTTATACcttgtttcttgtttttataCCTTGTTTTTACAGGAGCACTGGTTGGGGTGTTTTTACTCAAAGCAGATACTGGTTTGGATTTTTGAGTCAGGGATTTTTCCAGAGGTGGCCTGAAGGTaattttgatgggatttttttctggaacGGAGTGTTAAAATCATAGGCAGATCCTGACCCATCTATATCCAGCAAAACTCATTGTGGATCCTGACTTGTCTACCTTATCAAGACTCTTTCCTACTAATATTAGCTCATACCTGACTGTTCTCCACTTGGTCAGACTCCCACTTGGAATTCCTTGCTCTCTGCCTTGCTCCATGTACCCTGATCTGCCCTAAACCCAATTGTTAGTTTGTGACTGTGTGGCAGGTGTTGCCCttttttgctcttgctttttctgtgtggTTCTTCCATTCTTGCTTAGCTGGGGTTCATAGGCTAATCCAGCAAGTCGATTTTCACAGGGCTGGTATCTTGCTTGGCATTTGAGGGGTGGAGGTCCTCTTCTCTTCTGGTTTTCACGTCATAATAAGACAAATCAGTTCCCCACCAAGATGCAACAGTGGCTTTGTTTAGACTTTTTATAggattttagaaataaaaggaagaaaacctgAACTGCCTCTTTCTCAAAAATTACACTGTTGTTTAAGCTAAAATGTTCCATTAAGTTTTTGAGATGTATGCAAGGCTTTATGGGAGACAATTTTTCTCTTGTTCCTCAACCCAAAATTTCAAACTGaggaaaagtaaaaacattttctttgggAAATTTAGGAATAATTAATTGTGCTTTTTCTTGGTTCCAGCTGTTCTATATGAATGCATaatggtaagaaaaaaaaaaaaaaaaagaaaaaaaaaagcagccctAAAGAATAACTGCTGAATAGCTGGGGCAAAATGTGATGTTTGGAGCCAAGTGTGTGAGGGAAAGTAATGAGAggtcaaaacaaaacagaattcTCCGTGGGTGTAAGAAAAGTAAAACTAGACTGCAGCTATTTGCCTGCATGGGACTGTGAGAATGCTGCAATTATTTCCTAATGAAACCACTagttattttgtttaaaattgtAGGGATGTGAATGAAGGAGAGAAATGACACCATCCTGCAAGCATATATTCATATTTAATTATCTGTCCTTTGTTTTAATCTTTTATATTCAAGATGCATCATCTGCTCAGTCTGGTTTTGCATGCCAAAGGTAAAGGGAGACCTGTGTCCTGAGAACATTTCCAAAACATAATCATCATTGTCCTTTAGAAGTGAAAGGGAGTGTTTCTCTTGGAAATGGCAAAAGAGATTTTACACTTTTTTGATGGTTATCTTTGAGCTAGTAAGACAAAGAGATTGTTGATGTTCTGGAATTTGGCCTTTTTCAAAAGCCTACCTGGAAGTAAAGAAG from Anomalospiza imberbis isolate Cuckoo-Finch-1a 21T00152 chromosome 4, ASM3175350v1, whole genome shotgun sequence includes:
- the MAML3 gene encoding mastermind-like protein 3 isoform X4 produces the protein MVLFQPQSPDQMDFICAQLPGAKGVFRARRSHKCTVLLTRLQETVKRKLEGARSPLNGEQQNGVCDGNFSPTSKRTRKDVPGIDAINSLPINLPLPAVSPLHQLDMKAPLLLQNSGTHRSGLEDLGENGGLSEIKLPVNGCNELDDSFNILHNKELKQEPLDDSNCIDTSETSLSNQNKLFSDINLNDQEWQELIDELANTVPEDDIQDLFNEDFEEKKEPEFPRPTTETQESASVKSDPSHSPFAHVPLGSPQVRPSSSGPPFSNISSGSSIASASSAPLAPVPAGSPANCVVQSPQTPSQAHTPGQTQVRSGNGFLMNPASAVAGSGPGPVTLPSADLSPAEQLKQMAAQQQQRAKLMQQKQQQHPNQSSSWSPVGPPSSPYGGPFSADKPNSPMMYSQAFNNQNPVVPPMANNPQKTTINNYLPQNHINMIGQQPNNLVTNSLGKQPNMLSYGNTKPLTHFNTELSQMMSPAMANPGKNTMMPYIQQQQQSQQTQMPAQVAHLSEEQKRMLIMKQKGMINQPMAYAALPALGQDHQLGLSRPTGAMQPSVPAGSSSIVAGSSSGGHFLGSQPQAAIMKQMLIEQRAQLHVMEQQKQQFLREQRQQQQQILAEQQMQQQSHLPRQHLHQQRSPYPVQQVNQFQGSPQDIVAVRNQVALQSMRTSRMMAQNASMMAMGPSQTPSTLLTAAGQSDMGMTPYSNASSSQPGMYSISTGMSQMLQHPNQSGMNMAQSTGQGTRQPASGQAVGMVGNFGQNMLVNSALPQHQQQMKGPVGQVLPRPQAPRLQNLMGTVPQGTQNWQQRGLQGIPGRTSGEMGPFNNGTTYAMPSGQPRLSKQHFPQGLNQTVVDTSGTVRAVNPALGRQLLQPLPGQQAASQARPMLMPGISQGVPAMSGFNQPPTQQMPAGTFAQSSQGQAYERNPTQDISYNYSNGGAGGSFSSLAEGTDLVDSIIKSGPGDEWIQELDELFGNPQ